The Aquila chrysaetos chrysaetos chromosome 17, bAquChr1.4, whole genome shotgun sequence region GATTTACAACGTGAAGCTGTGATGAACAAGAAGAACTTTATCCGTTAGCATGTGTGCCTGCAATGTAGAACTCGCTGTAAGCAAGCGCGAGGTGTCCAAAGTGTGACCAAGGTGGACAGGATTTTACAGGGCTGGCTAAAAGGAATAGTGCATGCGTATAGGGAGAGAAGTGATTCATTTTGGCAGTGTTTTTTGTAAGTCTTGTAAGCCTTGTAAGTCTCTTCCTTTAGTAACTCCCTGCTTACTCAAAATGTcacaaagaggggaaaaaaaaaaaggctggaagCCATAGTCAAAGGACGGAGTGAGGCTAGAGAGACTTTCAGTGAGGAGAAGATGTTGAACAGCTTTTGGTCAGCAAACAGGGCTGGCTCAGGGTCCGTGTTTCGGGTCCGTGTTTCGGTTCCATGCTTGCTAGAAACTGCTTTGTCTGTTACCCACGTTAACCGCTTGTGAAAACAGTTATTCCATGGTGGCTGCACTGTGTCATGTTCAAACAGCTGACCTCCATGGAGGAAGTCAAGGATGGACTCGTGTATTTGTCTTATGTACTTTTACAAGAGTGTacctgttttctctccctctcccaagAGCATTGTAAGGCAGTATATTTTATTGTCACATCACGACTAAGCATCATAAAGCTGGCAATGCCTACAGTGagtttcaggaggaaaaaatggattGGGACTACTTGAGAGAATAGTACCTGTTATGCTGCAAAACATTGTGCATGGGATCAGTAAAATAAAGTATATAATCACAGCGTTCATTTGATTAAATGTGATTAGTGGTACAGTGGTATTAGCTCTGTGCGTTAATTCTTGTAATTGTTCTTTCCAGATCAGCAGCTTCAAAATTTATCAAGTCAGTGTGTCAGTGCTTGAAAAGTTGTGTCAAGGAATTTAGCAAACAGATCAGGGAGAAGGGGATGAGTACAGCAGTTTATCACCTTTGGAAGGTGTCGTTAGACTGACAACAGTCCGTAACAGATAGGTGAGCTATTCCTGCAAGATCTACCATGGGTTACTGAGTTCAAGGCGTCCTCTAAAGGGTTACAAATGTAGTTTGAGTTGAGCAGTGTACTGTATCACCATCCGGCACTTTATACTGTGTatgctcatttttattttaaactggtCCCTGGTGGTTTAACTGGATGGgattcctccccccccgcccagccccagcctttTTAATGTGCATTGTCAGTAGGTTCCAGCAGCACTGCATGGATGATCCtatatgaaaacagaatgaTCAAGTGGGATAGATCATTTAAGGATGAAGCCTTTGCGTATGTCCTTGAAAAATATCCAGCAGCAATTTTCTGTGATTCCCTTTAATAGTTGGCTCTGAAGGCTATTAATCCAGTCTTGACATTTCAGACGAGTACTCAAGCAATAATCAACCTTTTCATGGCAAAACGCATTCATGGTTGCAAAAGTTTATATACAGATCTCTATAACCCAAGAACACTTTTGTGAGAGGAGGAGTTATAGTCAAGTTATGCAAATGATATTAACGTATGatttttgcaagtattttgttCAAATATCTGGTGAATTCTtagctttttctcctttgtgtttgAACCCAGCTATTACTACTAGAATTCTGCAAACTGGAGCAGTTATTGCAGTTTTATTGCAGGTGGCCCATAAACAGAATACTCCTGCAGCGGGTTGTGAATAGAGATGGCAATTGTGTGATGAAGCAATTTGTCACTGACTGCTAAAAGGCCAGAAGTTAAATGAATGGCTGACAATGTAAGCGTAACTACTGGACCTGTTACTTAGCAAATTCTTGTAGTTGATAATCAGGTCCGCATTTGCCTTACGTAAAGGGAACCCCTCTTCATCTCTCTTAAGTGTCACTCATTTCTGATAGGAGAGGGAGAACCTGGTCCTTGAAACAGAACAGATCTGCTAGCTAGCCtaatattaagaaataataaaaccagagaaaatgaagtggtactaaaggaaagcagaagaccTAAAGTTATGCAAAATTTTTCCCTGCATTGTTCCTTGTTACCCTCTTTGGTTTGTTTACTTTGTGAGACCATTAGCTGACATGTGCTGTAGCCTTGCGTAGTAAGAGGGAGCCACTTTCTGCCTTGCTGGAGTGCTGCTGTAGAGAGAAAAGTAGGTGTGGGGTGAGAGAAGCTCGTGTTGTCCTGCTCGTTTCCAGGGAATGGAGGTTCACAGGCAATCTTACTATTTGTGCTGACTTGCTCATGGAGGTTTTTCACGTACCGAGAGGTTTTGTCTCAGCCCTTGAATTCTGGGCAGTTGTCTCCAGAAATACTGTGTCTGAGGTTTGCTTATTGCCATCTTACTACTTGTGGTAATCtggtggttttcattttttgtttttctctctccctctttatTTAGATGAGAGATCCTTGGAAcagcaaaatttttcatttttctcaatgGACTCAAATGTGCACCAAAGCATATCAGGCAGCAGGACGCAAATGGCCTTAGCAAAAAGTACTTTGGAGTTCCAAGAAAGTAATTTCCTTCAAACGGTTTTATCATCAGTTACCACTCCCTTTGATGTGACTTTATTTAACCAAGAAGAAATGGTCAggatttcagaagggaaaagtaCGCCGTTGGTAGATGTTTCAGTAACAAGCAATGAGGCGTTCTTAAGTGACGATGAATTTATTAGCTCATTTCCAAAGGCACCGTGGACTCCTCCGCTGAAGTCTTTTGCAGTTTTAACCGATCATCATTCAGTTAATACAGTAGAGCCACCAGGAGAAATGTTAGAAACTGTCTTGCTAACACCTTCATTATCTGTCCTTTTTTCACCATATGATATCtcagaaacagcacagcaaaagaCTCCGTTGAGTGCTGTCCCTGAACGCAGTAACACTCTTACAGAATTGAAGCCTTTTGTACCAGATAGTGAAATGCTAACTGCAAGCAGAGACTTGCCGTTGTACCCTCCAAATACAGCTATTTATTTCACTTCCATTCCTTTAGAGGCGGGAGTTGCAGTGCAGGAAAACATAAATGCAAGTTTAACAGCTCTGCCTTTTGGGGCTGCATCAGAAGGGTTGCCTCTTCATCTCAAGCTGCTGGATAAAAATAGCCCTGTGACCCCACATGCCACAGCACAAAGTGCAGACCCGTATGGTGACATTTATGCTGATGTGAGTACCAGGGCAGCAGAAACTCTCAGTCTACAGACCTACCCCAGTCCAAGCATTCCCTGGGCCACCCCGGCTTCAGCTGCCAGTGCTGAGCCTGCTTTGTTTCCTATTAGTCTTCCACCTGCGTCCTTGCTTCACTCAGCTGCCATTTCTACAGACTCTAATACAGTTCTTAATGCCAGCCTGTTTACACGTGAATTCTCCAGTATAACACCAAATTTGCCTGCCAGTTCAGAAATACCAAGTCAATCAGAGCTTTTCAGTAAGCTCATGAGTCCAGTGCCTTTCACGAGATCATACAGTTCTTGTCTGTATTGTGACTCAGTTTCACTTCTGCCAGAGGCAGGCTTTTCCCCAGAACATGATGTGGGCTCAGGCGATTACGTTGAGACTTTGTCCATCACAGCCTCTGAAGTACAAGGCATAACTCCGTTTGCAACTGTAATTGCTGACGGGTATGAATTAGAGGAGCCTACACCTGAGATTTTTGATACTTCTTTTCCATCAAGACcagttgtttcattttcttcaagatTTGCAGAAATGCCGGATTCAAGCGTGTTTTTATTGAGCACTGCGGACTCTGTCCTTAACGACAGAAGACCTATAACAATTTCTTCTTACCATCAGCTCCCTGGAGGAACATCACTGAACATCTCTGTTGCCCAGTTTTCCCTCCCTGTTCTGGAAACAGTTTCGTTGACACCAAGCACTCATGTAGAACTTCCTGATGCCACCACCGTTCTGTTTGACTCTACCTTCATCCCGAGGGAGCCGGTAGCATCGTTTGCAGTCAGTCATACAACTTTGCTGGAGTTGCCAGAATTAATGCCATCAGAATCTGTGGTTTTGCTTGACAAGACTTCTACAAGGGAGGAACcgtctttaaatatttcagattttccatCCAATCTTCTATCAACACCATTTCTTATTGAACCTAGCTACTTGTCTTTATCATTGGCCATGCTAAATTCTTACTCTGTCACGCAAAGTGATTTATCAGCACTCTTACCTCAGACCTTGTTGACTGGGACATCAGTACTTTCTGAGGATGTTTCCAGCTGGGACTTGGCTACCACTGTCAGCTCCGCCACTGACGCCAAGGTTTCTCAGTTCCCTCTTGGCCAAACATCATACTTCTATTCAAATGCATCCTCTGTTCCAGGTGCACACGTTCCTGAAATAACGCTATCATCAGATTTTCACTCCGAGTCATCTGTGTTTCTGGAAGCACCCTCTGTATTGCCAGCGGGCTCTGAAGTTGTGTTTACCTCAGCTGTTACAGGAGCTACCTCTCGGTTGGAGCCTTCACTCTCCACCTCTCACTCCGTGGTTCCTACCCTGGTGCTGCCTGCTTCCGACACCCAGTCTGTTACCAGCAGCATCTTGCTCAGCGAAACAAATCTGATCTCTTTGTTTACTACCTTTCCGGCAACTCCTGTCTTAAATGtatcttcatctctgctctCAACTGCTCCGGCTTCTGATGAGGATATTGGTGCTACAGTTAACCCCACGCTGCTTTTAACGTCTCGCAGCGAGGGCAGTGCCCAGACAGCCCTTCCTCCCGCAGACCCCGACAGCCTGACGTCGCGTGCCGACACCAGCAGCGCGATGCCCTTTCCTACCGCATCTCTGTCTGTGACCGTGTCGTTTGCTCCCACGCAAGTTCCTCCGACTTCTGGCCCTCCCACTGGATATGAAGCTCCAGCAGGAAGCGGTGTAACTGCTGGTACTGATGCATCGACCGCTTCCACCAGTGTCCCCACAACCACTGCCGCCAGTGCCACGGGCAGCCGCGGCGtcactgctgcaggcagcctggggaccacctcctctgcccctcTGGCGACCACTACTCCATCTGAACCTGTGGCCGTAACCTCGGCCGTGACCACTACCAGGCAACCCTACGTCTGCGACATCACGGTTCCTGATGCTTACTTAGTCACTGCGGGTAAGATACTCCTAAcgtctttattttgtttttcagaagctaCTGTAATGTGACCCCCTAGCTAAATTGCCGGTGTCGAATTAGCTAAGTGAACCTTTCAAAGAAATATGGTGTAAATTTAGACAAATGGCTGTAAAAGCATTGATTTAtcatttattcttaaaaataatagaattcactagaaaaaaatctgttgtgaTAGTGAGTTTCATATACGTTACACTGCACAGAGAATGAAATTGTCTTCTAAAATTGCTGATGCGTATATGCAAGTATGCTGAATTAGAGGCTGCTTTATCATTTCATGGGTTGTAAGTGAATGTTACTGTCATGGTGCTGTTCTGCCAAACTATTAAATGTTCTGACTGAGTAAGTTTCTCCTTTcagttgttgctgctgtttgtaaaaaaaacccgCATGTGAGGTAATGTTGTAATGTGAAAGAAGAGAGTTGTTCtaaaaaatgtttgggttttgttaccatttttatgattttacCGTACTAGcttatgtttatattttccctcctcccatacTTACTTCAGTTGGATTTGGTGTGTTTGTAACCAGAAAAAGTGACAtgtgtttcaaaattaattgtCTCAGcatctgtatttgctttttttggtgttttcctACCTCTTCCTAGCTTGTTAACAAAACAATACCAGCGAACTAATCCAGGGCAGCTGCAGAAGTGCTGCATGTTCTGTGGTAAGCAACCCATTTTGCCCTTAAGATTTATTTGTAGTATGTAAAGCAGAACGAGCATAATCTCATTCTCCAGATACGAAGGTGAGCTGGCTATGCTGGTGAtgaggaagattttttttaatctgtaatttgAGTAGTTTTGTAGGCAAGTTACTGATGGAAAGTAAATGCAGGATGACAACATGACActtttcagttgtttccttGACCATAGTCACAGTCTCAGTATGACTGTAACAGACATGACATCCGTAGGGATGTAgggtttttaaagcaatttcttaCTCGGTGGATATCCCTTTCAGTAATTAATGAcatgtttgtttactttttatcTAAGAGAAAATAGATACATATTTTCTGCGGCTTTTTTCTGACCTCATTTGCATTCCATGCGTTGCCTACAAAACTTTAACTGCGTTATGACAGTGGGCTTGTTGTGCACAGGTCAGACTGAATGTGCTATGACTTTCAGATCCAATTTGAATGCCTCAATGGCTCTTTAGAAGATTCTTTTAGTAGAATGCTAAAGACATTAGATAtggaaaaacaagagagagaaaataaacctgGTGTCCCTTAAACTGTATGTACAGTCACTTTTTAGGATACAGTCACACCTTTACCTATTTCCTTGTCCATTCTCTTATCCATTTGATGCAGTTGATCTCATTGCCTGCTTTTTCATGCATTGCACaattgaaaatgcagctttgaaccaaAGCCCAAGAGATGAAGCTAAAATGTATTGACTGACTGACATTAATTTCCAGTGCTGGCCCAAAGAGCTGTTCTACAAAATGTCAGTGAATCCATCAGAGAAGTGCTCAGAGTTCAGTTCAGGCGATCAGTAGAGCTAGAGGTAAGTGGTATGAAGTGTGTACAAGTACTACTTGATCAATATACTACAATAGTGGTTTTAGTTTTCACAGGctaaaacagtgatttaaaaacaacCCATGTGGTACTATATCAGAGAGAGGTTTATTCTGCCTTAAATGTTAGtcatgttttgtttgtgtttttttaacgTGAATATGACATcagcttttttacttttagaatGTCATAGTTTTCTAGGACAGCCCTTTCTTGGTTTTGCCAGAGGTGAGCAAGCAATGTCCAGCCTCTACTGCGCAACTCCTTTGGCTGGTGAATTGAAACTGAGCTGAAAAGCTTTTACCTTTCAAAATACCTgttaaaaagttttgtttcttctgctagCAGATTATATACTTAGCaccttaaagaaaacaaaaccttctgCACAGCCTTGTGCTATTTTATGTTGTGAGTGAGGCCATCAACACTTGCAGGGGAAGTGGTGGACTCCCAAATGCAGGATTTGGCAGATGAAAAaggcggggaaaaaaaaatcaggtgtgCAATGGTAAGGTGTTTTTTTAAGCCTTCAAATAGGTGTGACTCCTGTTCTTCCCCCACTCACAGGGCTAGGGATTGCTGCCgtcttgttgttttttttgaaagcttcctCTGCTTTGATGTTCAAGGAATCATCTTTGAACaatatttcagtgctgtttccTAACCTTAAAGTGAGCGTCTGGTTGAGATGAGGTTTAAAGACCCTATTCCCCTCCTCTATCTCAAACCCTCTGTCTGAGAGGAAAAGACTGTAGAGGTAGTTTGGGGGGTACCTTTGTTGTATAATCAGATACTTCAATACTGgggacaaaataaaatgttttaatggaaTTACTGGTGTAGGTGCAGGTTCAGCTGCACTTGCAATTTTTTCATGTCTGCATTCATCCAGTTGTGATAGCCCAGCACCACATTATCTTACTTTTTTGAGTCTATGATCTCATTTTCATCATGAAGTTAACTCAAGTAGCAGTTTGAATGTTGAACATAACTTGAGTTTCTCCATGCACAGAATCCCTTGGTGCCTCTAATTTCTGCTTGCTCATCTGTGTGGGGAAACAGTGTTTTGACAGCTCCTTCCATAATCACTGCACTCAATAATTAAACAACTCCTGTCTGATGTTG contains the following coding sequences:
- the KIAA1549 gene encoding UPF0606 protein KIAA1549 homolog isoform X5 produces the protein MEGMTRFVVASAAAARWRPALPALLPLLLAVPALRGSPASDERSLEQQNFSFFSMDSNVHQSISGSRTQMALAKSTLEFQESNFLQTVLSSVTTPFDVTLFNQEEMVRISEGKSTPLVDVSVTSNEAFLSDDEFISSFPKAPWTPPLKSFAVLTDHHSVNTVEPPGEMLETVLLTPSLSVLFSPYDISETAQQKTPLSAVPERSNTLTELKPFVPDSEMLTASRDLPLYPPNTAIYFTSIPLEAGVAVQENINASLTALPFGAASEGLPLHLKLLDKNSPVTPHATAQSADPYGDIYADVSTRAAETLSLQTYPSPSIPWATPASAASAEPALFPISLPPASLLHSAAISTDSNTVLNASLFTREFSSITPNLPASSEIPSQSELFSKLMSPVPFTRSYSSCLYCDSVSLLPEAGFSPEHDVGSGDYVETLSITASEVQGITPFATVIADGYELEEPTPEIFDTSFPSRPVVSFSSRFAEMPDSSVFLLSTADSVLNDRRPITISSYHQLPGGTSLNISVAQFSLPVLETVSLTPSTHVELPDATTVLFDSTFIPREPVASFAVSHTTLLELPELMPSESVVLLDKTSTREEPSLNISDFPSNLLSTPFLIEPSYLSLSLAMLNSYSVTQSDLSALLPQTLLTGTSVLSEDVSSWDLATTVSSATDAKVSQFPLGQTSYFYSNASSVPGAHVPEITLSSDFHSESSVFLEAPSVLPAGSEVVFTSAVTGATSRLEPSLSTSHSVVPTLVLPASDTQSVTSSILLSETNLISLFTTFPATPVLNVSSSLLSTAPASDEDIGATVNPTLLLTSRSEGSAQTALPPADPDSLTSRADTSSAMPFPTASLSVTVSFAPTQVPPTSGPPTGYEAPAGSGVTAGTDASTASTSVPTTTAASATGSRGVTAAGSLGTTSSAPLATTTPSEPVAVTSAVTTTRQPYVCDITVPDAYLVTAVLAQRAVLQNVSESIREVLRVQFRRSVELEVYKISPKFAFLVTSGPFVYTAVAVINVLVNSSLLRGEAPMILSLHPSFTVPDNRFQVQTVLQFVPRNVDVGFCNFSRRIEKGLTMAFMEVSKHQEFYNFTVQILNITLSRPGVAFRQGPVSIVFAIRDRYGFLNGSEVSEQLRNLSVVEFSFYLGFPVQQIAEPFHYPKLNVSQLMKSSWVRTVLLGVVDQRIQEEVFQAEMERKLAHLLNEALVRGRIWRRASFAGSNIVQIVNVSRLVGVDNPVELIYFVEDQDGERLSALKCSDLMNRVDIQRAAIILGYRIEGTVAQPVEKLKESTSESQNSNLWIIVGVAVPVAVVLLIVIILYWKLCRTDKLEFQPDTMSNIQQRQKLQAPSVKGFDFAKQHLGQHNKDDVLIIHEPAPLPGPIKDTTPSENGDVPSPKSKTSSKPSKTVRHRGRVSPSDADSTASEQSSGRETGEETARPTVANEGKPRRAVKKGPNRVGPPQTSSGNEQHSSASIFEHVDRMSRSSDASRRVPSKIQLIAMQPMAAPPVQNSVLSDRVAETNKINKEIQTALRHKSEIEHHRNKIRLRAKRKGHYEFPVVDDVVVVDSKEQHRIYRKAQMQIDKILDPGGSVPTVFIEPRKSSRAKRSPKQRRRHQINGSPTDAEKDRLITTDSDGTYKRPPGVNNSAYISDPDLPPEPQTSSSADLGKFPGLPSHPVSQYIPPQPSIEEARQTMHSLLDDAFALVAPSSQAANSTAVTPPGVSSGQPVNNTPARAGRGTTCTQWGSPYGPTRAVNNPFNRYVEFGMTPPTAPGLLPRQNFGPGFLQPAELMHPDQQPPEVQYSSRGIYSEEMPSVARPRPVGSTADAYAWTPRIFLLTSIPDAEDFSQAALGTPCSASTQQPSGPGPLLHHQFH
- the KIAA1549 gene encoding UPF0606 protein KIAA1549 homolog isoform X6, coding for MEGMTRFVVASAAAARWRPALPALLPLLLAVPALRGSPASDERSLEQQNFSFFSMDSNVHQSISGSRTQMALAKSTLEFQESNFLQTVLSSVTTPFDVTLFNQEEMVRISEGKSTPLVDVSVTSNEAFLSDDEFISSFPKAPWTPPLKSFAVLTDHHSVNTVEPPGEMLETVLLTPSLSVLFSPYDISETAQQKTPLSAVPERSNTLTELKPFVPDSEMLTASRDLPLYPPNTAIYFTSIPLEAGVAVQENINASLTALPFGAASEGLPLHLKLLDKNSPVTPHATAQSADPYGDIYADVSTRAAETLSLQTYPSPSIPWATPASAASAEPALFPISLPPASLLHSAAISTDSNTVLNASLFTREFSSITPNLPASSEIPSQSELFSKLMSPVPFTRSYSSCLYCDSVSLLPEAGFSPEHDVGSGDYVETLSITASEVQGITPFATVIADGYELEEPTPEIFDTSFPSRPVVSFSSRFAEMPDSSVFLLSTADSVLNDRRPITISSYHQLPGGTSLNISVAQFSLPVLETVSLTPSTHVELPDATTVLFDSTFIPREPVASFAVSHTTLLELPELMPSESVVLLDKTSTREEPSLNISDFPSNLLSTPFLIEPSYLSLSLAMLNSYSVTQSDLSALLPQTLLTGTSVLSEDVSSWDLATTVSSATDAKVSQFPLGQTSYFYSNASSVPGAHVPEITLSSDFHSESSVFLEAPSVLPAGSEVVFTSAVTGATSRLEPSLSTSHSVVPTLVLPASDTQSVTSSILLSETNLISLFTTFPATPVLNVSSSLLSTAPASDEDIGATVNPTLLLTSRSEGSAQTALPPADPDSLTSRADTSSAMPFPTASLSVTVSFAPTQVPPTSGPPTGYEAPAGSGVTAGTDASTASTSVPTTTAASATGSRGVTAAGSLGTTSSAPLATTTPSEPVAVTSAVTTTRQPYVCDITVPDAYLVTAVLAQRAVLQNVSESIREVLRVQFRRSVELEVYKISPKFAFLVTSGPFVYTAVAVINVLVNSSLLRGEAPMILSLHPSFTVPDNRFQVQTVLQFVPRNVDVGFCNFSRRIEKGLTMAFMEVSKHQEFYNFTVQILNITLSRPGVAFRQGPVSIVFAIRDRYGFLNGSEVSEQLRNLSVVEFSFYLGFPVQQIAEPFHYPKLNVSQLMKSSWVRTVLLGVVDQRIQEEVFQAEMERKLAHLLNEALVRGRIWRRASFAGSNIVQIVNVSRLVGVDNPVELIYFVEDQDGERLSALKCSDLMNRVDIQRAAIILGYRIEGTVAQPVEKLKESTSESQNSNLWIIVGVAVPVAVVLLIVIILYWKLCRTDKLEFQPDTMSNIQQRQKLQAPSVKGFDFAKQHLGQHNKDDVLIIHEPAPLPGPIKDTTPSENGDVPSPKSKTSSKPSKTVRHRGRVSPSDADSTASEQSSGRETGEETARPTVANEGKPRRAVKKGPNRVGPPQTSSGNEQHSSASIFEHVDRMSRSSDASRRVPSKIQLIAMQPMAAPPVQNSVLSDRVAETNKINKEIQTALRHKSEIEHHRNKIRLRAKRKGHYEFPVVDDVVVVDSKEQHRIYRKAQMQIDKILDPGGSVPTVFIEPRKSSRAKRSPKQRRRHQINGSPTDAEKDRLITTDSDGTYKRPPGVNNSAYISDPDLPPEPQTSSSADLGKFPGLPSHPVSQYIPPQPSIEEARQTMHSLLDDAFALVAPSSQAANSTAVTPPGVSSGQPRYVEFGMTPPTAPGLLPRQNFGPGFLQPAELMHPDQQPPEVQYSSRGIYSEEMPSVARPRPVGSTADAYAWTPRIFLLTSIPDAEDFSQAALGTPCSASTQQPSGPGPLLHHQFH